One window of Papaver somniferum cultivar HN1 chromosome 9, ASM357369v1, whole genome shotgun sequence genomic DNA carries:
- the LOC113309993 gene encoding serine/threonine-protein kinase ATG1c-like isoform X1 has protein sequence MAQSSSNRGTSSNSNSNSRVVGDYIVGKQIGSGSFSFVWHGRHRVHGQEVAIKEIIMDRLSKKLQESLVSEIVILKNINHPNIIRLHDIIEVQGRIHLILEYCKGGDLSMHILRKGKVAEATAKHFMQQLAAGLQILRQNNVIHRDLKPQNLLLTTNDDQAVLKIADFGFARSLQPRGLAETLCGSPLYMAPEIMQFQKYDAKADLWSVGVILYQLVIGKTPFTGNNQIQLLQNIMKSKELQFPPDTKELSSDLTDLCRKLLRRDPVERLTFEEFFGHLFLSTHKCKEPSRTEPRTKVVNAVAECRLGRHPEASSQDDCLPFVLDDDTSGPDASPSNRSLIGSMRFGDARHSHETVVSNIEHHMASYGNIREPTTTADQIPSGASSRVMDSLENIDLEYVLVPVHSMEDSSLSSNASRVHHLPCKSDSSSTVSLCKNSVPVPISGTGTKNTYEAGSMESHNSLPSGSSQGSMDVGDALDQSYARCMTRIRSLQQSASAITELVNQKIDSGSQLEAFSLQLVNLAIWKQAMHICHTLAASAIDGSPTQETTRFRGGKSPNFVGTQGPEAVCSQIEKEFLLEVGHAEELATGIVPVDGNVEMPDAMEIIFQSALASGRHGAVDELMGEMDSAVGRYSKAVHLLVFLLAEAPSLILNPPFSLTNSDRFRLQSYIEILKNRQNQSRSQRMSVCKSEDQQ, from the exons ATGGCTCAATCATCATCAAATAGAGGAACTAGTAGTAACAGTAATAGTAATAGTAGGGTGGTTGGGGATTATATTGTTGGTAAACAGATTGGATCAGGTTCCTTCAGTTTCGTATGGCATGGAAGACATCGCGTTCATGGTCAGGAAGTTGCCATCAAAGAAATCATTATGGATCGGTTATCTAAGAAACTACAGGAGAGTCTTGTTTCTGAGATTGTGATTCTCAAGAACATTAATCATCCCAACATCATCAGATTACACGACATCATCGAG GTCCAAGGAAGGATACATCTTATACTAGAGTACTGCAAGGGGGGTGATCTCTCTATGCATATCCTGCGGAAAGGGAAAGTTGCAGAAGCAACAGCAAAACACTTCATGCAGCAGCTAG CTGCTGGTCTACAAATCCTCCGTCAGAATAATGTTATACACCGAGATCTTAAGCCTCAG AATCTCCTCTTGACCACGAATGATGATCAAGCGGTATTGAAAATTGCAGACTTTGGTTTTGCAAG GTCGTTACAGCCTAGAGGTTTAGCTGAAACACTGTGTGGTTCACCTCTCTACATGGCTCCAGAAATAATGCAGTTCCAGAAGTACGACGCAAAG GCAGATCTCTGGAGTGTAGGTGTTATCCTTTATCAACTTGTGATAGGGAAAACCCCTTTTACTGGGAATAACCAAATCCAG TTGCTgcaaaacatcatgaaatcaaaaGAATTGCAGTTCCCTCCCGATACTAAGGAATTAAGCTCTGACCTCACAGATTTGTGCCGAAAGTTATTACGTCGTGATCCAG TGGAGCGATTAACATTCGAAGAGTTCTTTGGCCACCTGTTTCTTTCTACCCACAAATGTAAAGAACCCTCAAG GACAGAGCCAAGGACCAAAGTTGTTAATGCGGTGGCTGAATGCAGACTTGGAAGGCATCCAGAAGCAAGTTCTCAAGACGATTGTCTGCCTTTCGTTTTAGATGATGATACTAGTGGTCCTGATGCCAGTCCATCCAATCGTTCATTGATCGGATCAATGAG ATTTGGTGATGCTAGGCACAGTCATGAAACAGTTGTTTCAAATATTGAGCATCACATGGCTTCGTATGGAAATATCAGAGAACCCACTACAACCGCGGACCAAATACCATCAGGAGCTTCTTCCAGAG TTATGGATTCCCTAGAAAACATTGACCTGGAGTATGTACTTGTCCCTGTGCACTCTATGGAGGACTCATCTTTATCATCAAATGCAAGCCGGGTTCATCATTTGCCTTGCAAATCTGATAGTTCTTCTACAGTTTCTCTATGTAAAAACAGCGTGCCAGTGCCAATCAGCGGCACAGGAACAAAGAACACCTATGAAGCTGGGAGCATGGAAAGCCACAACTCTTTACCTTCCGGGTCATCTCAAGGATCCATGGATGTGGGAGATGCTTTGGATCAGTCATATGCTCGTTGTATGACAAGGATTAGGTCGTTACAGCAATCTGCATCTGCGATAACGGAATTAGTTAATCAGAAG ATTGACTCAGGTAGCCAGTTAGAGGCCTTCTCACTCCAGCTGGTTAATCTGGCAATTTGGAAGCAAGCAATGCATATTTGCCATACTCTGGCTGCGTCAGCTATTGATGGAAGTCCTACCCAAGAAACAACTCGATTCAGGGGAGGAAAATCTCCAAACTTTGTTGGCACTCAAGGGCCTGAAGCAGTTTGTTCCCAGATCGAGAAGGAGTTTCTTCTTGAAGTAGGACATGCTGAGGAGCTTGCTACGGGTATTGTCCCAGTTGATG GAAATGTGGAGATGCCAGACGCCATGGAAATAATATTCCAATCTGCTCTTGCATCAGGCAGACATGGCGCT GTGGATGAGCTGATGGGGGAGATGGACAGCGCGGTTGGTCGGTATTCTAAAGCAGTACATCTCTTGGTGTTTCTACTGGCGGAGGCACCTTCACTAATCCTGAATCCTCCCTTCTCACTCACAAATTCAGATAGGTTTCGGCTCCAGTCGTACATTGAAATCCTAAAGAACAGGCAAAACCAGTCGAGATCTCAGAGAATGTCCGTCTGCAAGAGTGAGGACCAACAATGA
- the LOC113309390 gene encoding B3 domain-containing protein Os01g0234100-like isoform X2 yields MKLKREIPPRDLKRQTPFTIESAVTNSFKKKSRGIVKPPKSAVLDKAEEIQSGLNPNYPSFIKQLLRSHVSGSFWLKLPKAFCTPNLPRKNILLTLLDEQGDEYTVKCVAPRFALSAGWSRFATAHKLVEGDALVFHLVEAYKFKVYVVRACGLADADLPCDLPSSDIPPQGSLRGAAGATGRKITKKSTGNLTYHSGQHMVIPSTCGEVNATYGTPAEKHMESHPSIPFLKTKLEQHDEHTSAVETEFFMSLDSFKIVVDGMLIDTEISEDVRTKYHELCCSQKSYLHKHLVEGLNRRIIAEIISEIVNIVDAIRSSSKLSTPKDKFKAWEKSLKSCKHMGMNVDFLLARVTILLQQSSAFDYNAAVIEENRLEEEIAARRVKILELRNDWVRLERQLRNLKSNREKHESAFQSIVNSPW; encoded by the exons ATGAAATTAAAGAGAGAAATCCCTCCAAGG GATTTGAAAAGGCAAACTCCTTTTACTATCGAATCGGCAGTCACCAATTCTTTCAAGAAGAAATCAAG GGGAATAGTTAAGCCTCCTAAATCAGCAGTACTTGATAAAGCTGAAGAAATTCAATCCGGTTTGAATCCAAATTACCCTAGCTTCATCAAACAGTTGCTCCGTTCACATGTCAGTGGGTCTTTTTGGCTG AAACTTCCAAAGGCATTCTGCACTCCGAATCTACCAAGAAAGAACATTCTTCTTACTTTGTTGGATGAACAAGGGGATGAATACACGGTCAAATGCGTTGCTCCAAGGTTCGCACTGAGTGCTGGATGGTCAAGGTTTGCCACTGCACACAAGTTAGTTGAGGGAGATGCCTTGGTTTTCCATTTAGTCGAGGCTTATAAATTCAAG GTTTACGTAGTCAGAGCATGCGGCTTGGCAGATGCTGACCTTCCTTGTGATCTTCCAAGCAGTGATATTCCTCCACAAGGGAGTCTCCGAG GTGCCGCAGGTGCTACTGGAAGGAAAATAACTAAGAAAAGCACAGGGAACCTAACATATCATTCTGGACAACATATGGTTATCCCGTCAACTTGTGGTGAAGTGAATGCAACTTATGGAACTCCTGCAGAAAAGCACATGGAGTCTCATCCTTCGATCCCTTTCCTTAAAACTAAGCTTGAACAGCATGATGAACATACTAGTGCTGTGGAGACAGAATTCTTCATGAGCTTGGATAGTTTCAAGATAGTAGTTGACGGAATGCTTATAGATACCGAGATATCTGAAGATGTTCGAACTAAATACCACGAGCTCTGCTGCAGTCAGAAATCTTATCTTCATAAACATCTTGTCGAGGGACTAAACCGTAGAATCATTGCCGAAATCATCTCCGAAATAGTAAATATTGTGGATGCCATCAGATCTAGCAGTAAGCTCAGTACTCCCAAGGATAAATTTAAAGCATGGGAGAAGAGCCTAAAATCTTGTAAACACATGGGAATGAATGTCGATTTCTTGCTGGCTCGTGTGACCATACTTCTGCAACAATCTTCAGCATTCGATTACAACGCTGCAGTGATAGAAGAAAACCGTCTGGAAGAGGAGATAGCAGCTCGCCGTGTAAAAATTCTTGAATTAAGAAATGACTGGGTGAGACTGGAAAGACAACTAAGAAATCTGAAAAGCAACAGAGAGAAGCACGAATCAGCATTCCAAAGTATCGTAAACTCTCCTTGGTGA
- the LOC113307613 gene encoding PRA1 family protein A1-like, with translation MDWGSVTAEDLMDALREVDWSSPPRPLTEFFSRFTLPRSYTKWNSRIKCNLYYYRTNYFLMIIFILGMGFLRRPLAIVAALTTAISIAFLNDSFAVTFNEKVTRTVRQFSPHMAAKMRPPITPVIRGRPSKKRAIHICGRPRWMFVAVFAMMSCFLWFTSCSLLTVSWALLIGILSTVLHASFRTPNLKARLNTFREEFRAVWRNYSEM, from the exons ATGGATTGGGGTTCAGTAACAGCAGAAGATCTGATGGATGCATTAAGAGAAGTAGATTGGTCGTCACCACCTCGTCCTCTCACTGAATTCTTCTCTAGATTTACACTTCCTAGATCTTATACCAAATGGAATTCGCGTATCAAATGCAATCTATACTA CTACAGGACTAATTACTTCCTCATGATCATCTTCATTCTTG GGATGGGATTTCTTAGGAGACCTCTTGCTATTGTTGCTGCTCTCACGACTGCCATTAGCATCGCTTTCCTTAACGATAG CTTTGCAGTTACTTTTAATGAGAAGGTGACCAGAACCGTCAGACAGTTCTCTCCACATATGGCTGCAAAGATGAGGCCACCTATCAC TCCTGTTATTCGTGGGCGTCCATCGAAGAAAAGAGCTATTCATATTTGTGGAAGGCCTAGGTGGATGTTTGTGGCAGTGTTTGCTATGA TGAGTTGTTTCCTGTGGTTCACATCATGTAGTCTCTTAACTGTTTCGTGGGCACTGCTTATTGGCATCCTCT CCACTGTTTTGCATGCAAGCTTTCGAACACCTAACCTGAAGGCACGCCTCAACACATTCCGCGAGGAGTTCCGTGCAGTTTGGCGCAATTATAGCGAGATGTAA
- the LOC113309390 gene encoding B3 domain-containing protein Os01g0234100-like isoform X1 — MKLKREIPPRVTKDLKRQTPFTIESAVTNSFKKKSRGIVKPPKSAVLDKAEEIQSGLNPNYPSFIKQLLRSHVSGSFWLKLPKAFCTPNLPRKNILLTLLDEQGDEYTVKCVAPRFALSAGWSRFATAHKLVEGDALVFHLVEAYKFKVYVVRACGLADADLPCDLPSSDIPPQGSLRGATGRKITKKSTGNLTYHSGQHMVIPSTCGEVNATYGTPAEKHMESHPSIPFLKTKLEQHDEHTSAVETEFFMSLDSFKIVVDGMLIDTEISEDVRTKYHELCCSQKSYLHKHLVEGLNRRIIAEIISEIVNIVDAIRSSSKLSTPKDKFKAWEKSLKSCKHMGMNVDFLLARVTILLQQSSAFDYNAAVIEENRLEEEIAARRVKILELRNDWVRLERQLRNLKSNREKHESAFQSIVNSPW; from the exons ATGAAATTAAAGAGAGAAATCCCTCCAAGGGTCACCAAG GATTTGAAAAGGCAAACTCCTTTTACTATCGAATCGGCAGTCACCAATTCTTTCAAGAAGAAATCAAG GGGAATAGTTAAGCCTCCTAAATCAGCAGTACTTGATAAAGCTGAAGAAATTCAATCCGGTTTGAATCCAAATTACCCTAGCTTCATCAAACAGTTGCTCCGTTCACATGTCAGTGGGTCTTTTTGGCTG AAACTTCCAAAGGCATTCTGCACTCCGAATCTACCAAGAAAGAACATTCTTCTTACTTTGTTGGATGAACAAGGGGATGAATACACGGTCAAATGCGTTGCTCCAAGGTTCGCACTGAGTGCTGGATGGTCAAGGTTTGCCACTGCACACAAGTTAGTTGAGGGAGATGCCTTGGTTTTCCATTTAGTCGAGGCTTATAAATTCAAG GTTTACGTAGTCAGAGCATGCGGCTTGGCAGATGCTGACCTTCCTTGTGATCTTCCAAGCAGTGATATTCCTCCACAAGGGAGTCTCCGAG GTGCTACTGGAAGGAAAATAACTAAGAAAAGCACAGGGAACCTAACATATCATTCTGGACAACATATGGTTATCCCGTCAACTTGTGGTGAAGTGAATGCAACTTATGGAACTCCTGCAGAAAAGCACATGGAGTCTCATCCTTCGATCCCTTTCCTTAAAACTAAGCTTGAACAGCATGATGAACATACTAGTGCTGTGGAGACAGAATTCTTCATGAGCTTGGATAGTTTCAAGATAGTAGTTGACGGAATGCTTATAGATACCGAGATATCTGAAGATGTTCGAACTAAATACCACGAGCTCTGCTGCAGTCAGAAATCTTATCTTCATAAACATCTTGTCGAGGGACTAAACCGTAGAATCATTGCCGAAATCATCTCCGAAATAGTAAATATTGTGGATGCCATCAGATCTAGCAGTAAGCTCAGTACTCCCAAGGATAAATTTAAAGCATGGGAGAAGAGCCTAAAATCTTGTAAACACATGGGAATGAATGTCGATTTCTTGCTGGCTCGTGTGACCATACTTCTGCAACAATCTTCAGCATTCGATTACAACGCTGCAGTGATAGAAGAAAACCGTCTGGAAGAGGAGATAGCAGCTCGCCGTGTAAAAATTCTTGAATTAAGAAATGACTGGGTGAGACTGGAAAGACAACTAAGAAATCTGAAAAGCAACAGAGAGAAGCACGAATCAGCATTCCAAAGTATCGTAAACTCTCCTTGGTGA
- the LOC113309993 gene encoding serine/threonine-protein kinase ATG1c-like isoform X2, whose amino-acid sequence MAQSSSNRGTSSNSNSNSRVVGDYIVGKQIGSGSFSFVWHGRHRVHGQEVAIKEIIMDRLSKKLQESLVSEIVILKNINHPNIIRLHDIIEVQGRIHLILEYCKGGDLSMHILRKGKVAEATAKHFMQQLAAGLQILRQNNVIHRDLKPQNLLLTTNDDQAVLKIADFGFARSLQPRGLAETLCGSPLYMAPEIMQFQKYDAKADLWSVGVILYQLVIGKTPFTGNNQIQLLQNIMKSKELQFPPDTKELSSDLTDLCRKLLRRDPVERLTFEEFFGHLFLSTHKCKEPSRTEPRTKVVNAVAECRLGRHPEASSQDDCLPFVLDDDTSGPDASPSNRSLIGSMRFGDARHSHETVVSNIEHHMASYGNIREPTTTADQIPSGASSRVSLCKNSVPVPISGTGTKNTYEAGSMESHNSLPSGSSQGSMDVGDALDQSYARCMTRIRSLQQSASAITELVNQKIDSGSQLEAFSLQLVNLAIWKQAMHICHTLAASAIDGSPTQETTRFRGGKSPNFVGTQGPEAVCSQIEKEFLLEVGHAEELATGIVPVDGNVEMPDAMEIIFQSALASGRHGAVDELMGEMDSAVGRYSKAVHLLVFLLAEAPSLILNPPFSLTNSDRFRLQSYIEILKNRQNQSRSQRMSVCKSEDQQ is encoded by the exons ATGGCTCAATCATCATCAAATAGAGGAACTAGTAGTAACAGTAATAGTAATAGTAGGGTGGTTGGGGATTATATTGTTGGTAAACAGATTGGATCAGGTTCCTTCAGTTTCGTATGGCATGGAAGACATCGCGTTCATGGTCAGGAAGTTGCCATCAAAGAAATCATTATGGATCGGTTATCTAAGAAACTACAGGAGAGTCTTGTTTCTGAGATTGTGATTCTCAAGAACATTAATCATCCCAACATCATCAGATTACACGACATCATCGAG GTCCAAGGAAGGATACATCTTATACTAGAGTACTGCAAGGGGGGTGATCTCTCTATGCATATCCTGCGGAAAGGGAAAGTTGCAGAAGCAACAGCAAAACACTTCATGCAGCAGCTAG CTGCTGGTCTACAAATCCTCCGTCAGAATAATGTTATACACCGAGATCTTAAGCCTCAG AATCTCCTCTTGACCACGAATGATGATCAAGCGGTATTGAAAATTGCAGACTTTGGTTTTGCAAG GTCGTTACAGCCTAGAGGTTTAGCTGAAACACTGTGTGGTTCACCTCTCTACATGGCTCCAGAAATAATGCAGTTCCAGAAGTACGACGCAAAG GCAGATCTCTGGAGTGTAGGTGTTATCCTTTATCAACTTGTGATAGGGAAAACCCCTTTTACTGGGAATAACCAAATCCAG TTGCTgcaaaacatcatgaaatcaaaaGAATTGCAGTTCCCTCCCGATACTAAGGAATTAAGCTCTGACCTCACAGATTTGTGCCGAAAGTTATTACGTCGTGATCCAG TGGAGCGATTAACATTCGAAGAGTTCTTTGGCCACCTGTTTCTTTCTACCCACAAATGTAAAGAACCCTCAAG GACAGAGCCAAGGACCAAAGTTGTTAATGCGGTGGCTGAATGCAGACTTGGAAGGCATCCAGAAGCAAGTTCTCAAGACGATTGTCTGCCTTTCGTTTTAGATGATGATACTAGTGGTCCTGATGCCAGTCCATCCAATCGTTCATTGATCGGATCAATGAG ATTTGGTGATGCTAGGCACAGTCATGAAACAGTTGTTTCAAATATTGAGCATCACATGGCTTCGTATGGAAATATCAGAGAACCCACTACAACCGCGGACCAAATACCATCAGGAGCTTCTTCCAGAG TTTCTCTATGTAAAAACAGCGTGCCAGTGCCAATCAGCGGCACAGGAACAAAGAACACCTATGAAGCTGGGAGCATGGAAAGCCACAACTCTTTACCTTCCGGGTCATCTCAAGGATCCATGGATGTGGGAGATGCTTTGGATCAGTCATATGCTCGTTGTATGACAAGGATTAGGTCGTTACAGCAATCTGCATCTGCGATAACGGAATTAGTTAATCAGAAG ATTGACTCAGGTAGCCAGTTAGAGGCCTTCTCACTCCAGCTGGTTAATCTGGCAATTTGGAAGCAAGCAATGCATATTTGCCATACTCTGGCTGCGTCAGCTATTGATGGAAGTCCTACCCAAGAAACAACTCGATTCAGGGGAGGAAAATCTCCAAACTTTGTTGGCACTCAAGGGCCTGAAGCAGTTTGTTCCCAGATCGAGAAGGAGTTTCTTCTTGAAGTAGGACATGCTGAGGAGCTTGCTACGGGTATTGTCCCAGTTGATG GAAATGTGGAGATGCCAGACGCCATGGAAATAATATTCCAATCTGCTCTTGCATCAGGCAGACATGGCGCT GTGGATGAGCTGATGGGGGAGATGGACAGCGCGGTTGGTCGGTATTCTAAAGCAGTACATCTCTTGGTGTTTCTACTGGCGGAGGCACCTTCACTAATCCTGAATCCTCCCTTCTCACTCACAAATTCAGATAGGTTTCGGCTCCAGTCGTACATTGAAATCCTAAAGAACAGGCAAAACCAGTCGAGATCTCAGAGAATGTCCGTCTGCAAGAGTGAGGACCAACAATGA
- the LOC113310957 gene encoding uracil phosphoribosyltransferase-like — protein MANFSVIPTPGPRLTAINTRTIKDFNLSKTPLNLFMKSSMSTTTTTSSSLGFSPSDGNCRNFVVKAAQTPVNNKPLTDDRMLVFVPPHSLIKHWVSVLRNEQTPPPVFKNAMAELGRLLIYEASRDWLPTVTGEIQSPLGVASVEFIDPREPVTIVPILRAGLALVEHASSILPATKTYHLGISRDEETLLPTVYLNKLPEKLPEGSRVLVVDPMLATGGTIVAALEMLRDRGVDFKQIKVISALAAPPALQKLSENFPGLHVYTGTIDPTVNEKGFIIPGFGDAGDRSFGT, from the exons ATGGCGAATTTCAGTGTGATTCCAACTCCCGGTCCGCGACTCACGGCGATAAATACGAGAACAATAAAGGATTTCAACTTATCCAAAACACCACTG AATTTGTTTATGAAATCTTCGATGTCTACAACAACTACTACAAGCAGCTCATTGGGGTTTTCTCCTTCTGATGGAAATTGTAGAAATTTTGTGGTGAAAGCAGCTCAAACACCAGTGAACAACAAGCCTCTTACTGATGATAGAATGTTG GTGTTTGTTCCACCACATTCATTGATTAAACACTGGGTTTCTGTTCTTAGGAATGAACAGACTCCTCCTCCAGTTTTCA AGAATGCAATGGCTGAGTTGGGGAGGTTACTTATCTATGAAGCATCAAGGGATTGGTTG CCTACTGTAACtggggagattcaatcgccattGGGCGTTGCCTCTGTTGAATTTATTGATCCGCGAGAACCTGTAACG ATTGTACCCATCTTAAGAGCTGGTCTAGCTCTAGTCGAGCATGCTTCATCCATCTTGCCTGCCACTAAAACCTATCATTTGG GGATAAGCAGAGATGAGGAGACCCTATTGCCAACGGTATATTTGAACAA GTTACCTGAAAAACTTCCTGAAGGATCTCGTGTGCTTGTAGTAGATCCAATGCTAGCAACAG GGGGCACAATTGTTGCAGCACTTGAAATGTTGAGGGACCGCGGAGTTGATTTCAAGCAGATTAAAGTG ATATCGGCCTTAGCTGCTCCTCCAGCTCTTCAGAAGCTAAGCGAGAACTTTCCTGG GCTTCATGTGTACACTGGGACAATCGACCCCACTGTAAATGAAAAGGG GTTTATAATTCCTGGATTCGGAGATGCAGGAGACCGTAGCTTTGGAACATAA